TTCTCCGTGAGGAGGACTAGCGTCATTCTCACGTCAAACGGCCAACTATTCCGTGAGAGGTCCTCCTGATGCCCACATCCGCGCTGCCCGCCTCCGTGCTGTCCGTCCACGCCGTCGGCGGTCCCACCGCCGTCATCGAGTACGGCGGCTTGCGCCTGCTGACCGACCCCACCTTCGACGAGCCCGGCGACTACGTTCCCGAGCGCGGCCTGATCCTCAGCAAGCTCGCCCCGTCCGGGCTCGCCGCCGACCAGGTCGGCCCGGTCGACGCGGTCCTGCTCTCGCACGACCAGCACGCCGACAACCTCGACACCGCCGGCCGGCTCGCCCTGGCGAAGGCCCCTCTCACCGTCACCACGCCGGCCTCCGCCGCCCGTCTCGGCGCCGCGGCACGCGGCCTCGCCCCCTGGGAGTCCCTGGAGCTGGCCCGACCGGCCGGCGGGACGGTCGTCGTCACCGCCGTACCGGCCCGGCACGGCCCCGAGGGCTGCGAGCCCGTCACCGGCGACGTCACCGGGTTCGTGCTGACCGGCCCCGGCCTGCCCACCGTGTACGTGAGCGGCGACAACGCCTCGATGGGCAACGTCCGGGAGATCGCCCACCGGGTCGGCCCGGTGGACACCGCGCTGCTCTTCGCCGGGGCCGTTCGCACCCGCCTCTTCGGCGGCGCCCTGCTCACGCTCGACAGTGCGCAGGCCGCGGAGGCCACGGTCGTACTCGGCGCCCGCCGGGTCGTGCCCCTGCACTTCAACTCGTGGATGCACTTCACCGAGGGCGCGGCCCACCTGCGGGTCGCCTTCGAGGCGGCCGGTCTGGCCGACCGCCTGGTGCTGCTCGCGCCCGGTGAGTCCGCAGCCGTCTGACCTGCTGGAAACGAGATCTGACGGATCGTCGGGTTCGAGGGGCGGGCGCTCGCGGGGCTCGGCGGACCGCCGCACCGCTCCCCTGCGTCCCGCGTCCCCGCCCGCCGCCGGACCCGCCGCCCGCCGCCGTCGCGGCCGGGCGGCGGCGGCGCGAACTCCGGTCACGACGGGCCGGTTTGCCGGCCGGCCCCGGGCGACCGTTCGGGTGCCCAGGACCGGTGCCAGCGCCAGTGCGGACCCCTCTCGAAGCCCCCGCCGGGCCGGGTGCTAGCGTCGCGGGACACCTGGACGGTTGGGCGCACGGGGGTGGCCCGCACCTGAGCGCACACCCCGGACTGCCCGCCCCCACGCCCGGCACAGTGCCGGCCCCGGACACCGGAAGGTCTGCAGACTCCGTTGACGAACCTCAGCGCCCCACCAGACGGCGCCCCTCTCCCGACGCACCGCCGCAAGCGGCGACTTCGCATACCGATGGTGGTCGGAGCGGCCGTGGTCGCCTCCGCCACCACCTTCGCGCTGCTCGCCGACGCGGGCACCACCAAGGCCGCGGTGACCGGCCCCGACTCCCTGCAGCGCGGATTCGCCGACGCAGCCGGTGAGTTCCACGTACCGCAGAGCGTGCTGCTCGCCCTCTCGTACCAGCAGACCCGCTGGGAGTCGCACGGCGGCGAGCCCAGCACCACGGGCAACTACAACGTGATGGGGCTCACCCAGGTCGACCTCGCGGAGGTGGCCAAGGCGATCAAGTCGGGCCCCGGCCCGGAGGCCGACGGCCGGGGCGACGGAGCGCCGGTGCGCAAGGACCCGCCGCCGGTCGAGGTCAAGGACAGCCCCGCGCTGCACACCCTGGACAAGGCCGCCAAGCTGATCGGCCGGCCCGCCGGCCAGCTGAAGTCGGACCCGGTGCAGAGCGTGCGCGGTGCCGCGGCCCTGCTGGCGAAGTACCAGAAGGATGCCGGGCGCCCCGCCTCCGAGGACCCGGCCGCCTGGTACGAGGCGGTGGCCCGGTTCAGCGAGTCCACCGACAGCGCCGGCGGCAAGGCCTTCGCCGACCGGGTCTTCGACACCGTCAAGATCGGCGCCCGGCGCACCACGGCCGACGGCCAGCTGGTCGCCCTGGCGCCCGCGCCGGCCGTGCCGGCCGGCACCGACGTGGCCCTCACCCCGCGCGCCAGCGCCGACGGCCAGGGCACCGCCCCGGCGCCGTCCGCCAAGTCGAGCGGCGCACCGGCCCCCTCGGCCCCGTCCACCGCCAAGGCCACGCCCACCGCGCCGAAGAGCCCGGCCCGGGCCACCGGCAGCCCCGCCTCGCGGAGCGCGGCCGTGAGCCGCAGCGCGCTCGGCGCCGTGGAAGGGGCGGCCGACGCCACCCCGGAGTGCCCCGCCGCGCTGGGCTGCGACTACCGCCCGGCCGCCTACCAGCTGACCAACGCCGCCGACCCGACCTCGTACGGCAACTACAGCGTGGGCAACCGCCCGGCCGACGGCGACGCGATCCAGTACATCGTGATCCACGACACCGAGGGCGGCTTCGACGGGTCCATCGCGACCTTCCAGAACCCGACCACGCAGGCCAGCGCGCACTACATCGTGCGGTCCTCGGACGGCCACGTGAGCCAGCTGGTGAACACCAAGGACGTCGCCTGGCACGCGGGCAACAAGAGCGTCAACATGCACAGCATCGGCGTCGAGCACGAGGGCTACGCCTTCCCGACCACCAAGCCCACCTGGTACTCGGAGCAGCTCTACCAGTCCTCGGCCACCCTGGTCCGCTACCTGGCGGACCGCTTCGGCGTGCCGCTGGACCGGCAGCACATCATCGGCCACGACGACGTGCCCGGCCCGACCGAGGCCCTGATGTCCGGCATGCACTGGGACCCGGGAACGTTCTGGGACTGGAACCACTACCTGGACCTGCTCGGTGCGCCGGTCCAGGCCAACACCGGCGGCCCGCTGCTGGCCGGCGGCAAGGTCACCATCGCGCCGGCCTTCGACGCGAGCAACACCCCGCCGGTCGACGGCACCGCGGCCCGGCCGCAGAACTTCGTCTACCTGCGCACCCAGCCCGCCGCCGACGCGCCGCTGGTGAACGGCGGCACCACCCAGGCCGCCGACGTCCGCGCCAAGGCGGTGGCCGGCACCAGCTTCGTGGTCGCCGAGCAGCAGGGCGACTGGACGGCGGTCTGGTACGGCGGCAAGAAGGCCTGGTTCGCCAACCCGGGCGGCCGGGCGGGCACGGCCGACAACCGCACCGGGCAGACCGTGCTGACCCCGCGCCAGGGCCTCAGCTCGGTGCCGGTCTACGGCCGGTTCTACCCCGAGCTGTCCAAGTACCCGGCCGGGATCGACACGTCGAACCTGACCCCGGCCCCGTACACCAGCGTCTCGGTGCCGGCCGGGCAGTCCTACCTCGCGCTCGGGCCCGAGCCGGTGAAGGGCGACTACTACTACACCCAGAACATCAACGGCGACGCGCCCAACGACCGCACGCTGGTCGTCGGCGACGAAACCTACTACCCGATCCGCTACAACCACCGGCTGGCCTACCTCAAGGCGAGCGACGTCGAGGTGCGCAGCGCCGTGACGCCGCCGCCGAGCGGCTACACGCCCGCCGGTCCGACCCGGCTGCTGGACACCCGTGACGGTACGGGTGGCCGGTCGGGCAAGGTGGGCGGCGGCCAGTCGGTCGTGCTGCAGGTCGCCGGGGCTCCGCTCGGCGGCGGCAAGTCGGTGCCGGCCGATGTGACAGCGGTGGTGCTGAACGTGACGGCGACCGACCCGACCGCGCCGAGCTTCGTCGCGGTGTACCCGGACGGTCAGCCGCGCTCCTCGGCGTCGAACCTCAACTTCACCGCGGGGCAGACGATTCCGAACCTGGTCGTGGTCCCGGTGATCAACGGGAAGGTCGACCTGTACAACAACTACGGCGACGTCCACCTGATCGCCGACATCACCGGGTACTACTCGCCGAACGGCACCTCGAAGCTCTCCACCGCCGGCCCGGCGCGGCTGCTGGACACCCGTGACGGTACGGGTGGCCGGTCGGGCAAGGTGGGTGGTGGCCAGTCGGTCGTGCTGCAGGTCGCCGGGGCTCCGCTCGGTGGCGGCAAGTCGGTGCCGGCCGATGTGACGGCGGTGGTGCTGAACGTGACGGCGACCGACCCGACCGCGCCGAGCTTCGTCGCGGTGTACCCGGACGGTCAGCCGCGCTCCTCGGCGTCGAACCTCAACTTCACGGCGGGGCAGACGATTCCGAACCTGGTCGTGGTCCCGGTGATCAACGGGAAGGTCGACCTGTACAACAACTACGGCGACGTCCACCTGATCGCCGACATCAGCAGCTACTACACCACCGGCGGAGGCTCGTCCTTCGTCAGCGCGGGCCCGACCCGGCTGCTGGACACCCGCAACGGCACCGGCGCCCGGGCCGGCAAGCTCCAGGGCGGCCAGTCGCTGGCCCTCCAGGTGACCGGCCGCTCCGGCGTCCCGGCCAACGTCACGGCGGTGGTGCTGAACGTGACGGCGACCGACCCGACCGCGCCCAGCTTCGTCGCGGTGTACCCGGACGGTCAGCAGCGGACCTCGGCGTCGAACCTCAACTTCACGGCGGGGCAGACGATTCCGAACCTGGTCGTGGTCCCGGTGATCAACGGGAAGGTCGATCTCTACAACAACTACGGCGACGTCCACCTGATCGCGGACGTGGCCGGGTACTACACGGCGGGCTGACCCACCGCCACCACCGGTCGGGGCCGGCTCCTGGGGATCACCCCCGGGGGCCGGCCCCGCGCCGTTCGCCGGGTCGGCCCGCACCCCGACCGGTCGCGGGCGCACCCGCGTCCTCCCACCCGTCGTCAACAGGCGTGCGGGGCGCCGTTCGCCCCCGGACGGGGACGGCGGCGCCGCCGTCGGCCCGCCCCCGTCCCGCTCGGCACCGTCCCCACCGGGTAACACCTTCGTCACCCGGCTGGATCGGAGCGTCATGTACTCGCTACGGTGGCCCGCGAACGTATCACCGGACACATCCGCACTCACGGGGGCAACATTGGTTAGGGCACCAGAACCGGGCGGCTCGGGGTTCCGCGTCCAGCCCGGCGAACTGGACGGAGCCGGGCAGACCGCCAAGCAGACGGCGGAACTGATCCCGGGGGAGACCAAGGGCGTGCTCGGCGCGTCCGACAAGGCCGAGGGCAGCCTCAAGGGCTGGAGCACCGGCGCCGAACTCAACTCCTGCACCGACTCCTGGCGGGCCCTGCTGGACTCGCTGTCCGCCGAGATGGACCGGCAGGGCGAGAACCTGGTCAAGACCGCGAAGAACTACCGCGACTCCGACCAGAAGACCGGCGGCGATCTCGGCAGCATCGGGCAGGGCACCGGCGGACCGGAGTTCGCCAGGAGCGGCGGCGGTGGCGCCGCCGGGGACAAGCTGTCGACCATGTCCGCGTTCGCGGACACCGGCATGGCCCGGGGCGGCGCCGAGACCGGCTCGACCCGGCCCACCCTGGGCGACCCGCCGTGGGCGCACACCTTCCCGCCGCCCAAGGACGGGGACGCGCCGTGGAAGATGCCGACGATCACCGGCGACCCCGACCCCGGCTTCCACGCCCCGCCCGGCCTCGGCGCCTCCGCCACCGAGCTGCCCGTCCCGGGCCCGGCCGAGCGAGCCCGCATCGACGCTGAGCGCTTCGGCCCGAACGCCCAGTCCCCGCAAGGAATCTGACCATGGACATCGCCACCCTGCGGGATGCCAGGCCCGCCGACCTCTACGACGCCGCCACCGCGTACGACAAGTTGGCGGAGAACTTCGGCAGGCACGCCGACAGTTGGAAGGACGGTGTCGACACCCGCGTCAAGAACTCGCAGTGGACGGGCAGCGCCGCCGACCAGGCCGAGACCAGCCTGTCCCAGACCACCGCCAAGCTGTCCGCCGCCCGGATCGAACTCGGAATGATCGGCCCCGTCCTGCGCGACGGCGCCGAGGCCTTCCTGCTCGCCCAGTCCAAACTGCTGGACGCGCTGGACGAGGCCAAGGCCGGCGGCTACACCGTCACCGACGACGGCGGCGTCTCCTGGCCGCCGGCCAGCCCCGGCGAGCGGCACGACCCGGACTTCCAGAACCCGGCCGTCAAGGGCCACCAGATCTCCGACCGGATCACCGGCGCGCTCTCCGAGGCGGCCCACGCCGACGAGGTGATCACCCAGCGTCTGCGGCACTACACCGACAACGCCAAGAGCGGCGCCGGACTCGACCTCGGGACCGCCACCACCGAACTCACCAGCAAGATGATGAACATCTTCGGCGGCGAGGAGGACCTCCTCGCCAAGGGCATGCCCGCCGCGAACGCCTCACCCACCGAGGTCAACTCCTGGTGGAACGGCCTCACCGCGGACGAGCAGCAGCGCCTGGTCAAGGACCACCCGGACCTGATCGGCAACCGCGACGGCATCCCGGCGGAGGCCAGGAACACCGCCAACCGGGCCGTCCTGCCGGGCCTCATCAAGGACCTGGAGAACAAGCCGAACCGCACCGAGGACGAGCAGACCAAGCTGGACGGCTTCAAGAAGATCCAGGGCCGGCTCGCCGAGGAGGACGGCAAGGGCAACCCGCCGGTCTTCCTGATGGCCATCGGCACCGAGGGCCAGGGCCGGGCCGCCATCTCCTTCGGCAACCCGGACACCGCCGACGACGTGGTCGCCTACGTGCCCGGCCTCGGCACCAAGGTCGGCGACGTCGGCGGCAAGGACGGCAACCGAGCCAAGGACCTCTGGACGGAGGCCCAGAAGGCCGACCCGTCCCGCAGCACCGCCTCCATCACCTGGCTCGGCTACGACGCCCCGCAGCTCAAGGGCGCCGAGCAGGAGACCCTGGCGGTGGCCGGCACCCAGCGGGCCGAACAGGGCGGCGCCGGCTACCAGCAGTTCCTGCAGGGCCTGCGCAGCACCCACGACGGCACCCCCGCCCACGTCACCGCCCTCGGCCACAGCTACGGCTCGCTGACGGTCGGCCAGGCCGCCCAGCGTCCGGGCGGCATCCCCGCCGACGACATCATCCTGGTCGGCAGCCCGGGCACCGGCGCCCAGAAGGCCGACCAGCTCGGCGTCGGCGCCCAGCACGTCTGGGTGGGCTCCGCCGAGCACGACCCGGTCACCCACCTGCCGAGCCACTCCGAGACCAACGGCATGCTCGGCGGCGCCGGCATCGGCTTCGTCACCGGAGGCATCCCCGGCGCCCTCGTCGGCGGCGTCATCGGCGACCAGGTCGGCAAGTCCGGTGACCCGCACGAACTCTGGTTCGGCCAGGACCCGGCGAGCAGCGAGTTCGGCGGCCGCCGGTTCGACGTGGCGGACGGCGAGTGGAAGCACTCGCACTCCGACTACTGGAACCAGGACTCCGGCGGCAGCGGGGGCAACTCGCTGCGCAACCTCGGCAGCATCGTCTCCGGTCACGGCGACCGCGTGAACCTTCAGGACCCCCGATGAACCACCGTGCACTTCGCGCCGTAGCCGCGCTCGCCGTCACCGCCCTGCTGGTCGGCGGCTGCTCCTCGGCCGGCGCGGACACCGAGAAGAAGAGGACCCCGAGCATGGACGCCTCCGCGGCCCGGACCAAGATCGACGCTCTGCTGGACGGCACCACCAAGGCCATCGTCCCGGCTGTCCAGTTCAGCGACGACGCCTACACCAGCAGCGAGAACACCGAAGGGATGAACGACCGCCCGGACGGCACCACGCACCTGTCCAAGAACCGCTACGTGATGACCAAGGTCTCGCAGGCCAAGTACGGCGCCCTGCTCGGGCTGGTCGAGCGGTACTGGAAGTCCCAGGGCTACACCATCACCAGCGTCAACTCCGACGACCGGATGCCGGCCATCGACGCCCAGGCCGCGGACGGCGTGGGCGTGCACATCCAGATCGGGTTCCCCGGCAACGTGACCCTGTCGGCCGGCGTCGGCGCGGTCGAGGACCCGAAGACCCGCTACCCGTTCGGTCCCGGCACCCCGTTGCCCACCGACGCCAAGGGCAACCAGGACCTGCTGCCCAAGGTGGACGACCCGTTCTGGTCGCACTGACCGCGGAGCCGTCCGGCTGACCGCGGGGCCGTCCGGACCGGTCGCCCCGCGTGGCCGGTCCGGACGGCGCAGCCGCCCCCGTCGCCCTTCGGCGGCGGGGGCGGGTGCGTTTTCGTGCCGGGGGCCGGTCCGCTTCGCTGCGCCGTCCGCACAACCGCACCCCGCGCGCGAGGGACCGTGACCGGGGTCAGCGGCCGAACTTCGCAAGGGCGGCCGGGGTCACCGGGGTGAAGAAGTTGACCAGGTTGCCGTCGGGGTCGCGCAGGAGCAGCGACCGGTTGCCCCAGGGCATCGTGGTGGGTGCGGTGACGAAGTCACTGACGAAGCCGGCAAGGTTCCCGTACACCTCGTCCACGTCGTCGACGAGGAATTCGATGATCACGCTGTGGTTGTCCGCCGGGCGGCCGGAGCCCGGCGCGAAGAGGGGGACGGTGCGCGTACCGGCGACGGCGAGGGTGGCTCCGGGGGTGCGGAGTTCGGCGAAGTCCTCGGTGGCCCAGGCAGCCGGCATGCCGGTGGCCTGCTCGTAGAAGGTGACGAGGCGCTTGACGTCGCCGGTGATGACGCGGATCGAGACGAAGTCCATGATGTTCTCCCGGATGGGCGGAGTTGCTGTCCTGGGCAGGCTAGGTCGGATAGTGGACAGTTTCGGTCCGGTATCTGTCCTGGCCTCGATCGTGCATGAGGTCCCTCGGATTTCCGGCGGGCCCTCTCTGCGGTCCCGGCGGCACTGGCGGCGTCCTTCCTGCCCGGCGACGCCCTGGACCCTTCACGAGTCCTGTCGTCCCAGGTCAGAGGTCTCTCTGTGGTCCTGGCCATCCGTTGGACAGTCGGCTCGTCGAAGCGCGGGAGTAGGCTCCGGACATGTCTCGACCTACCGGGCGCGTGCTGACCCTCCTGGAACTGCTGCAGTCGGGCGGGGTCCGGACGGTGGCCGAACTCGCCGACCGGCTCGGCGTCGACGGGCGGACCGTGCGGCGCTACGTGGGCCAGTTGCTGGATCTCGATGTACCGGTGGAGGTCGTGCGGGGCCGCTACGGCGGGTACCGGATCGGACCCGGCTACCGATTGCCCCCGCTCATGCTCAGCGACGACGAGGCGCTCGCCGTGCTGCTCGGGCTGGCCGCCGGCCGCCGGGCGGGGGCGGTGACGGCGGCGGACACCGCGAGCTGGACGGCGGCGGCGAAGATTCGCCGGGTACTGCCCACCCGCCTGGCCCGCCGGCTCGGTACCGTGCTGGAGTCCCTCGCCTTCACCACGCCGCCCGGGGCGTCCGCCGAGCCGGTGGCCGAGCCGGACGCCGAGGTCCTGCTCACCGTCGCCGACGCGGTACGCCACCGGCGGCCGATCATGATCAGATACACCGACCGCTTCGGGGAGCGCAGCGAGCGCGTGCTGCACGCGTACGGGATCGTCGTCCATGAGGGCCGGTGGTACGTCACCGGCCGGGATCCCGGGATCGGCGAGGACGGCGCCGGTGGGGACAGGGACGGGGGCGCGGCCGGTGCGGACCGCACCTTCCGGCTGGACCGCATCGCCGGTGCGAGGCCCCTGGCCGGCTCGTTCGAGGTCCCCGCCGGGTTCGATCCGGCACAGCACGTGCTGACGGGCTTCGCCACGGCCGCCTACCGGTACGAGGTGACCTTGCGGATCCACGGGACGGTCGGTCAGATCCGCGCCCGACTGCCGACCGCCGTCGCGACCCTGGACGAGGCCACGCCGCCCGGGGCGTCCGCCGACCCGGGCGCCGAGCGGTGGCGGCGGGTCGAACTACGTGTGGAGGAACTCGACCGGCTGCCACCAGTGCTCGCCTCGCTCGACCGGCCGTTCGTGATCGAGCGCCCCGACGAACTGCGTCACCTCGTCACCGCGCTCGCCGACCGCCTCAGGTCCTGTGCCCGCGAGGTCTGACACCGGCGGACCGGTGCACGGGAGGGGCCTCCGACGCTGCGGCCGGACCGGGACGGCGGTCCGGCCTGCCGTCCGTCGCCCCGGCCTGTCGTGCCGCCTGTCGTGCCGCCTGTGCTCCCACGAAGGCAGGCGTCGCCGGGCGGGGTGTCCCCGGTGGGGCGTTCCCAGTGGGCCGGGCAGCGCCTCAGCCCCGCCGGTGGCCACCCGTACGCGCCGCTGTTCCCGCGGCTGTTCCCGGCGCCGTTCGCGCCGCCGGGCAGGCGGCCGTACGCCGGGTCGGGCGCGGCGAAGGGGTCGGCCGAGCCGGGCCCGCTCGGAGGCGGGCCGGACACGTCGGAGGGTACGGGGCCCCCGAGCGGCGCGGCGAAGGGGTCGGCCGGTGGCTGAGCGGTCGGAGCGACCACGGGGGGCTCTTCGGTGGTGTCCGGCACGGTGGCTGTCCCCCGGGCTGGTGGGTCGGCTGCGGCCTCGGCGGACCGCCGGGCGAATACAGCTGATCATCTGACCGGTGATCGACCGCGCTACCCGCGCGATCTGCGGCCACGGCGGTGACTCGGGGAACCGGGTGCCGCGGGGGCGACGTCCACCAGGAGTACGCGCGGGTGCCCGGCGGGCCGTTCGGGAGCGCCATGTTCGAAGGAGCAGCACGGATGACGGGAAGGGCCACCCGGTACCTCTACCTCGCCCGGCACGGCGAGGCCGACTCGGAGTCGGAGGACGGCGCCTTGACGGCGAACGGCCGCCGGCAGGCGGTTCTGCTCGGCCGACGCCTTCGCGATCGCCCCGTCTCCGTGCTGCACCACGGTCCGCTGCCGCGCGCGGCGCAGACCGCGGGGCTGATCGCCGAGCAACTGGACGGCGTCGCCAAGCAGGTCTCGGACGCCGCCGGGGACTACGTTCCGCACCTGCCCGAGAGGGACGAACTACCACCCGACAGCGCCGACTTCCTCCTGCGCTTCCTCGACGGGGTCACACCCGAGGAGCGGGAGACCGGCCGGCTGCTGGCACGTCAGGCCCTGGACCTGTTCACCGGCCCGGTGCCCGGCGACGAGGACCGGCACCAACTCGTCGTCACCCACGGCTTCCTGGTCGGCTGGCTGGTCCGGCACGCCATGGAGGCCCCGGGCTGGCGCTGGCTCGGCCTCAACCAGGGCAACGCCGCCCTGACCGTCATCCGCTACCCGCCGGGCCGGCCGGCCTCCGTCCTCCTCCACAACGACACCCGACATCTGCCGGACGAACTGCGCTGGACCGGCTTCCCGCCCGAACTACGACTGTGAGGCGGGGCCGGGTGGGGCCGGGCGGGGCCGGGTGGGGCCCGGCCGCCGGCCGGGTCACCAGGTCGGCGCCGGCACGGTGGTGATGCCGAGGGTGCTCTGCATCGGCAGCAGGCCGGCCTGGATCACGCCCAGGAAGAAGGGCACCATCAGCTCCATGAACCGCTCCGAACGCTCGGTGCCCAGCGCCTCCCAAGGGCCGGCCGCCAGCTGGTCGGTGAGGCGCTCGACCTCGTTGCGGCCGGCCCGGCCGGTGTCGGTGACCAGGCCCTCGGCATCCAGCCAGCCGCGGGTGGCGAGCCGGTCCCGGGCGGCGGACCACTCCTCGTCCGTCCAGCCACGGCCGGCGAAGTTCTCGGCCGGGGCGGCACCGACCGCGGCGAAGGAGACCAGTGACTCGCACGGGTCGAGTCCGGCGGTCAGCAACGCGGCCAGATGCCCGTCGCCGCGGTGCTCCCGCAGCACGGTGAGAGCCTGCCAGAGCGCCAGATGGGGTTCGTCCGGCCAGGGCAGGGCCGCGTTGGCGGCGGCGAGCGGCCGCCCGGCGGTCACGGCGGCCTCCGCCGCCAGCCGGGCCAGGCCCACCAGTTCGGTGAACTCGGCAGTCGCCAACTGTCCCTCGAACAGGCCCTGGTAGATGGCGTCCACCGACCGCAGCCGGGCCTCCAGCACCTTCGCCGGGTCCGCCACCGCCCAGGCCTGCGGGACGTACCTGGCCACCGCCGCGGGGCTGAAGCTGTAACAGACCGCGGTGGCCAGCTCCTTGCTCGCGGCGCCCAGCGGGGCCGTCCGCCAGGCGAAGTAGCTCGACCAGCGCTCGCCGAGGTCGTACCCCAGGGCGCCGGCCTCGGCGGCCGCCTCCGGTGCGAAGTAGAGCACGGCGTGCATCGGTTCCAGGTGGTGCCAGGCGCGGCGCGGCAGCGCACGGTCGAGCGGCATGAGTGGTCCTCCTGGGGTGGCGACGGGTCGGTGACCGATCGAACACCACCGGGGGCCGCATGTCCAGCGACGACGGACGCGGTGGTCGGGTCGGCGTTCGAGGTGCACCGTCCAGCCTTCGCAGGTTCTGGCGACCGAATATGACGATGCGTCGGCCGGGCCGGGCCGCCGGTCCCGACTGTGCCCGGGCAGGCCGGCACCGCCCGGCTCACCGGCGGTCCGTACCGCCGCTGCCGTCGTCGCGGACGGCATCACCGGAGACGCCGACGCCGGACGCCGTGCCGTCGGACGCCGTGACGCCGGATGCTGCGAAGTCGGACGTCGTCATGCCCGATGCTGGGCCGCCGGCCGCCGTGTCGCCCTGTACCGGACCGGCGGCCCGGTGCCCCGTCCGGAGCCGGGCGACGACGTGTTCCGCCACCAGCAGGTTGAGCAGCCAGGACGCCCAGGCGCCGCTCCCGTACGCCTGGCCGAAGGGGACCCCGGCGGCCGCGAAGCCCGAGATCCACAGTCGGAAGGTGACCCCGGTGAAGATCAGGGCGTAGGACCTGATCATCCAGATCTGATGGCGCGCCACCGCACCGCGCCGGATCGAGACGAACGCCGCCACCGTCGCCACCAGGAGCAGCACGGCCAGGGCGGCGAACCCGAGCGGCGCGATCGGGCCGAACAGCCCCTTCGGCACCAGCAACAGGCCGCCCGCGGCCGTGGCCAGCGCGCTGACCAGGTACACCCGGCCGATCAGGCGGTGCACGACGGGCCGGCGGGTCCGCAGACGCTGCGGGAACTGCCACGGCCCGAGGACCAACGCCACCACGCCACCGCCGACATGGAGCATCAGCGGGGCCAGGTCGGCGAGGTAGGTCACCCGCTGCTCCGGCAGGAAGGAGTCGGGGTCGAGGGTGAAGTAGCGGGCGGAGAGCAGGCCGATCGCGGTCGCCGAGGCGGTGATCGCGATCCACCCGGCCCGGCGCAGCCCGCCGGCCACCGGCGGACCGTGGCGGCGGGGATCGGCCGGGACGTCGGCGG
The sequence above is a segment of the Kitasatospora sp. NBC_00240 genome. Coding sequences within it:
- a CDS encoding DUF2306 domain-containing protein, which gives rise to MNPAMNSPAASADVPADPRRHGPPVAGGLRRAGWIAITASATAIGLLSARYFTLDPDSFLPEQRVTYLADLAPLMLHVGGGVVALVLGPWQFPQRLRTRRPVVHRLIGRVYLVSALATAAGGLLLVPKGLFGPIAPLGFAALAVLLLVATVAAFVSIRRGAVARHQIWMIRSYALIFTGVTFRLWISGFAAAGVPFGQAYGSGAWASWLLNLLVAEHVVARLRTGHRAAGPVQGDTAAGGPASGMTTSDFAASGVTASDGTASGVGVSGDAVRDDGSGGTDRR